The sequence TAGGCCCAATAATATCGGCCATCACTTGGGCTGCCGGTATTACCGCGGCGGCTGGCACCGGTCTTGCCCAGCCCTTATTCGTGCACCACCTTACGGTGTACAAAAGCGAGGGCTCTATGCCCTCGCACTCGGAGTTCCCTTATCGCACTGTCGTGCAGTGTAAAGGTTTCGCGCCTGCTGCGCCCCGTAGGGCCCGGTATCTTGTCTCAGATACCGTCTCCGGGCTCTTGCTCTCACAACCCGTACCGATTATGGGCACGGTGGGCCGTTACCCCACCGTCAACCTAATCGGCCGCAGCCACATCCTATGGCGCCGTAGCGTTTCGAGCTCCGCACATCCCAGTGCAGGAGCGGTATTCAGAATTGTCCTCAGTTTCCCGAGGTTATTCTGATCCATAGGGTAGTTTGGCCACGTGTTACTGAGCTTTTCGCCACGGGTCTAAACCCGTGCGACTAGCATGGCTAAATCGAACTCCGATAGCAATGGCCTCCGGCAGGATCAACCGGAATGTGCCGGGAATATTCCCGGCGGGCCAGAGAAGGGAGTCTCTGGTTGGCGGGTGTGGTCGTCACGATGAAAATCGTGGCCGACCAGATTTCACCAAACCATCGAGGCTAACATCAGATACCATCTGTACGGCGGACCGCAGGGGTGGAATCCTCATGTCCTTCGGGACCCGAACGTTGGGTTCGTTGGGTGATAAACCCATCGAAGCCAGGTCGGCTCCCATCGCCCCGGTCGACCCGGGGCGGTCACATTCAACCCGACGCCCCGTTATTACTTAAGGGCATCGAACCCGAGCCGTCGAGGCCGGGGTCGACGCCAAACTGGGACGTCGGATCGCATCACGGCGCGTCGGTCGTGCCGACCACCGCTCATCGAACGCATTCTATCCGAGGTCCCGGGTATTACTTAAGGGCATCGAACCCGACCAGTCGTGGTCGGGAACGACGACCCGTGCCGGGGCGTCGAGCGAACATCAGTGGCGCCGGGTGACCCGGGCCACCTCATCGTGTGCAACCTATCGAAATGCAGGCCCACGGATAAGGGCGTCGAACCGGACCCCTCCTCGGGACGGCGTTACATGGCAGAAAGTGTGGCACGGGCGGAGGCCGATCGGTCATCCCACGCACTGTGCGTCAGGTCTGATCGGGTGGTACCCGCGCCAGCGCGGACTACGGCGAGACGGTACATAAGCCCATCACCGTCGCCCGAACTTCGCGAGGAACGTGTCTCAAACCTCTTCGATGTGCTCGATGCCCTTCTTGGAGACGTTCGCCTCCGTGATATCGCTGGGCATCCAGTCCGGTTTGTCGTCGGGAGCGGTCTCCTCCCACGCCCAGGCATCGTAGATGTGGACTTTATCCGTCCCTTTCTCCCGAAGTCGGATCTCGAGTCGAGGGGCGGATTCCTCCGAGGACCCAACTTCGGCCAGCCGGCGTGCGGCTTTGAGCGCTGCCTGGCGGGGAGTGTTTCCGGAGAACACGCTCGATTCGTTTCCGTTCGTCTCGCGAAGTGCAAAGTTCCGCTTACCGTCCTCACGTACCATGGTTTGAACCCATGCGAAGCCAACACAAGACGGGTGTATAAATATACCGGCGACCTGACCAGAAAATATTTATGTAATGATCGTCCGATACCGGAATATCGCCCGATACCGCCGCCATTCGGCCCCGTGACGGCCGTCCCCGTCACGAAACCGACGAGCGCTTGCGGTATCGAGCGGACGCGGGACTCGAAGACGGCGCCACTCGGAAGAACTTAAGTATACGTCACGGCGAAGCCCCAAATAGGATACTGCGATGGTCCGCAAAAAGAAGCTCAGCCCGAGTGGCGCGAAAGGGGAAGACGGTGCGTACCACAACGCGCACGTAAACCTCCACGAGGACGAACTCGCCGTTGCCGGATTGCAGATCGGCGACGAGGTGTT is a genomic window of Halanaeroarchaeum sp. HSR-CO containing:
- a CDS encoding AbrB/MazE/SpoVT family DNA-binding domain-containing protein, with the translated sequence MVRKKKLSPSGAKGEDGAYHNAHVNLHEDELAVAGLQIGDEVFVRVREDKIIIQKADPDEVEHDF
- a CDS encoding non-histone chromosomal MC1 family protein, producing the protein MVREDGKRNFALRETNGNESSVFSGNTPRQAALKAARRLAEVGSSEESAPRLEIRLREKGTDKVHIYDAWAWEETAPDDKPDWMPSDITEANVSKKGIEHIEEV